TAATTCTTCTAATAAGGTATCCTGGCTAAATCTGTAAATGCCCGGCATGGATTTTATTTCAACTTTAACACCAGAACCCTCCTGCACAAACATTGGGAATATGAAATCATTTACAGAAAGTGTGGTTTCTTCAACCATGGTTCTAATAGCCGACGATTGTCGGTTTCTTCTGGGACGATGTGTCAAAATTTGCATTATTAGTAATTTTTACAAAAATAACGAAATAAAAAACGCCTCAGATGTAATCTAAGGCGTTTTAAAATATTGATTTTTTATTAAGCTCCTTTTAAGGCTTCTGCACCACCAACAATCTCAAGGATTTCCTTGGTAATAGCCGCCTGACGTGACCGGTTATACTCGATTTTAAGAGCTTTTAGCAAATCTCCTCCATTTTCGGTTGCTTTATCCATGGCAGTCATTCGAGCACCATGTTCAGAAGCATTGGAATCAAGCAAAGATTTGAACAACTGCATTTTTATTGATTTTGGAATCAATTCGAGCAAAATCTCTTCTTCTGTTGGTTCAAAAATATAATCAACATTTGAAGTCTTGGAATCTTTCTCTACATTATTAACCAGAGGAAGTAATTTCTCTGTACGAATAATCTGAGTGGCAACGTTTTTGAATTCATTAAATATCAAAACCACTTCATCAAATTTTGCACCTGCGAAATCAGTCATAACTTCCTCAGCAACTTCTTTTGCTGCATCAAAAGTCAAATTATGAAAAATCTCGATGTGTTTTTGATTGACATTGAGTCCACGACGAATAAAAGCCTCTCCTCCTTTTTTACCTAAAGGCAAGATTGTAACATTTTTATCAGCAAAATTTTCCTGAATATGAGATATTGCTGCTTTTATTACATTAGAATTAAATGCACCGCAAAGTCCCCGATCAGAAGTTACCAAAATCACCAAAACATTGTTTACTTCTCTTACCTGAGTAAATGGACTGTTTTCACCAACTTCAGTACCCTCAGAAACCTGTGCAATTAGCTCATTAAGTTTTTTTGCATAAGGTCGCATTTGTATAATACGATCCTGTGCTTTTCTCAATTTTGCGGCCGCAACCATTTTCATGGCTTTGGTAATCTGCATGGTAGAGTTTACAGATGTGATTCTATTTCTTACTTCTTTTAATGAAGCCATTTCAATTTACAATTTTTGATTTCAGATTTTAGATTGAAAATAATTCAAATCTTTATCAAGCGTATTTCTGAGCCAATTCTTTACCGAATTTCATAATATAATCAGTATCCTCTTTCTCGAGTTTACCTTTTGACAAATTATCCAAAATTTCAGGCTTGGTTGATTTAAGGATAGTCAGGAATTCGTGCTCATATTCTTTCACTTTGGCAACAGGCACCAAGTCCATAATACCATTGATTGAACCATAGATGATAGAAACCTGCTCACCAACTGTACTTGGTTGATATTGACCTTGTTTCAAGATCTCCTGATTTCGACGACCACGCTCAATAACTAGCTTAGTTGCTGCATCCAAATCAGAACCAAACTTAGCAAAGGCTTCCAATTCACGGAACTGAGCCTGATCAAGTTTCAGTGTTCCGGCTACTTTCTTCATTGATTTTATCTGTGCGTTACCACCCACACGTGATACCGAAATACCTACGTTGATCGCTGGACGAATACCGGCATTAAACAGATTGGACTCAAGGAATATCTGACCATCGGTAATTGAGATTACGTTGGTAGGAATATAAGCTGACACGTCTCCAGCCTGAGTTTCGATGATTGGAAGGGCTGTTAATGAACCACCACCTTTAACTTTTCCAGCCAATGAAGGAGGAAGGTCGTTCATAGCCTGAGCAATTGCATCAGATTGATTGATTTTTGCGGCACGCTCCAACAAACGAGAGTGAAGATAGAAAACGTCACCAGGGTAAGCCTCACGACCCGGTGGACGACGAAGCAACAATGATACTTCACGATAAGCAACTGCTTGTTTTGAAAGGTCATCATATATTACTAAGGCCGGACGACCGGTATCTCTGAAATACTCGCCAATAGCAGCCCCTGTAAATGGAGCAAAAAACTGCATAGGTGAAGGATCTGAAGCACCGGCTGCTACGATAACGGTATAGTCCATAGCACCGTAACGACGGAGTGTTTGCTCAACTTGCTTAACTGTGGAGGCTTTTTGACCGCAGGCTACATAAATACAATATACAGGCTCACCTTTATCGAAGAATTCTTTTTGGTTGATTATGGTATCTATACAAACTGCTGTTTTACCTGTCTGACGGTCACCAATTACCAACTCACGCTGACCACGGCCAATCGGAATCATCGCATCGATAGCTTTGATACCTGTTTGAAGTGGCTCAGTCACTGGCTGACGATAAATAACACCTGGTGCTTTTCTTTCGAGTGGCATCTCAAAAGTTTCTCCTAAAATCGGGCCATGGCCGTCGATTGGCTCAGCAAGTGTGTTTACTACACGGCCAACAATACCTTCACCTACTTTTACCGAGGCTATCAGTCCTGTTCTTTTGGCAATAGCTCCTTCTTTTATTTCTGAAGACTCACCCAACAATACTGCACCCACATTGTCTTCTTCAAGGTTAAGAGCCAAGCCTTTCAGGCCGTTTTCAAATTCTATAAGTTCTCCTTGTTGTACTTTAGAAAGTCCGTAAATACGTGCTACCCCGTCACCAATCTGGAGTACGGTACCTACTTCTTCTAGTTCTGCTTCGGTTTTTGCACCGGCTAATTGCTCACGCAAAATCGCCGAAACCTCGTCTGGTCTTACTGATGCCATGCTTTTTATTATTCAAATAATTAATTTATGAAGCTAATCTGAAAACCCTCTGTTGTCAGAATTTTCGGGTGCGAAATAACAAAAAAAATTTCATTAATCCGATAAAAAAGCAAAAAAAAGACTAAAATTCTTGTATTATTCTCAGAATGGGCTGGTAATTTTTTTGTAAAATAAAAACAGTAATCAAAATTTTGCTTTTCCTGTCCAAATCACACAGTTTTCAGGACTAAATTTCTCAGGTAAATTCTCGAAAATACCATAAACTGTGGAGCCACTTCCGGTCATCGAAGCATAAAGGGCTCCGACAGAATAAAGTTCCTGTTTTACTTCAGAAATTTTCGGGTGATTTAATTGTATTTTTTCTTCGAAATCATTCACAAGCAATTCTTTCCACTGCGAAACAGGCATTTTTAAAATCTCTTTTATTGAAATCTCAGGAATATGAGGAATAACACCTGAGTAGGCTTCAGCCGTAGAAATATGGATCTGAGGATTGGCCAGAACAAGACTGTAACCTTTTAAGGAAAAGTCTATTTCCTCGAAATCTGTACCTCTACCAAAACAGAATTTAGGACGATTTTGAATAAAAAACGGACAATCGCTGCCAAGTTGGGAAGCAAAGTCTTCGAGCTGTAAATCTGAAAGATTTAATTCAAAAATTTCATTTAGCATTTTCAAAGCAAAGGCTCCGTCTGCCGAACCTCCACCGATGCCAGCACCCATTGGGATGACTTTGTGAAGGTGAATATTTACAGAATTTTCGAAAACTAAACCTGCACCAACAAGGATTTTGTAAGCTTTAATTATCAGATTATTAGCAGTTTCTCCAGGAATTTCTAAACCACTGGATTTGAAAGAAAACTCGTCGGCTTTTATGATTTCCAGAGCATCGGTCCATTCTACAGGATAGAATACCGACTCAATGTTATGGTAACCATCGGGTCGTTTCCCGATAACATTTAGTCCAAGATTTATTTTTGCATTTGGAAAAGTGAGCATTCTATAAATAAAATTGAGTTCAAAATTCCCGAAAGATTTTGCTAATACCAAATGAAATACTAATTTTGCACCTCAATTTTCGGTCTTCGGAGTAAATGGTTCTTTCGGAGACTTATTTTTCACCAAAATAAATTTGAACCAATGTCTCAAAAAATCAGAATCAAATTGAAGTCGTTTGACCATTCATTGGTTGACAACTCTTCAGAAAAAATCGTTAAAGCCGTTAAGTCAACAGGAGCAACCGTTAGCGGTCCAATTCCATTGCCTACACGTGTTGAGAAATTCACAGTATTGCGTTCACCGCACGTATCAAAAAAATCAAGAGAGCAGTTTCAGCTTTGTACTTACAAGAGATTGATCGATATTTTCTCTGCAAGTCCAAAAACTGTTGATGCCTTGATGAAACTTGAACTTCCTGCAGGTGTTGACGTAGAAATCAAAGTTTAACAGATTTACTGACCGACATTTCAGATGCCTTTTTTCGGATAACGGAAAAAGGCATTTTTTTTTGAACCTATCGAAATTTAAGTTTAAATAAAAAGACCTAAAACTCAGGTTTCATTAATTGAGCAAAATTTATATTTTTGTAAAAAACTAAAAATCATGCTTGTTTTATCAGAGAGCAATTCGATAGTAAAAAATTTTATTGGGGAACTCAGAGATGTGGAAATACAAAAAGACACCATGCGGTTCAGGAAAAATCTGGAGCGGATAGGTGAGATTTTTGCTTACGAGATATCGAAAACCATGACTTTTAGTAATCAAAAAATAACCACTGTGTTGGGAGAAAAAAATACACAGGTATTGACTGACTTCCCGATAATTGCCACTGTCCTACGTGCGGCCATGCCCCTTCATATTGGTTTACTGAATTTTTTCGACAAATCTGACAGTGCTTTTATAGGTGCGTATCGTGGAGTTCATGACAAATCTGAGCATTTTAATATTGAAATGGACTATATAAGCAGCCCTGATCTGACCGGCAAAACGCTGATAATTTGCGACCCAATGCTTGCCACCGGAAAATCACTTGAAAAAGCCTATCATGGCTTATTGAGGTTTGGAATACCCGCCAAAACGCACATCGTTTCGGTAATAGCCAGTGACCGTGGGGCAAGATTTGTCAAAGCCCGCATGCCTGAATGTAAACTTTGGATTGGAGATATAGACGAAGAGCTAAATGACAAGTCGTACATTGTGCCCGGGCTGGGTGATGCCGGCGACCTGGCATTTGGTGTGAAAATATAAACCCTTTTTAAAAACAGAACCCTAACCATGAAATCGCAAAAGACTGACCTTCAGCATCTTTTCAGTATGCCTGTAATTGTAGCTGCCCTTGGCTACTTTGTTGACATTTATGATTTACAACTTTTTGGTATTGTAAGGATTCCTAGTCTTGAAAGTCTGGGTTTGTCAAAAGCAGAAATAGACTCGGTAGGCTCCTCAATTATAAATTCTCAAATGATTGGTCTTTTAATTGGTGGAATCCTTTGGGGAACGCTGGGCGATAAAAGAGGAAGACTTTCTGTGCTTTTTGGTTCAATTATTACTTATTCACTTGCCAATATTTTTTGTGGTTTGATACCTCAGATTGATTTTGTTGACAAAGTTGAGGCTTACAAATGGCTCCGTTTTTTAGCCGGAATAGGTCTCGCCGGCGAATTAGGTGCCGGTATCACTCTTGTCTCAGAGGTTTTGCCTAAACATTTAAGAGCAAAAGGTACTTCTCTGGTTGCAGGAGTAGGCCTTTTGGGTGCTGTTGTGGCTACTTTTACCGTAAAACTTTCGGGCGACTGGACCATTGCATACTTTATTGGTGGAGGAATGGGCTTTTTATTGTTATTACTAAGAGTGGGTGTGATAGAATCAGGAATGTATAAAAATATCAAACATACATCCAGTGTCACTAAAGGCAACTTCTTCGCTTTTTTTACCGATTGGGACCGGTTTGTGAAATATCTCAAATGTATCGGTATTGGCCTACCAACCTGGTTTTGTATTGGAATTTTGATATATCTGAGCAATCAATTTGGAGAAGCCCTCGGAATCACAGAAAAAGTTGAACCCGGACTTGCAATTATGTGGGCTTATGTGGGAATTTCTGCAGGGGATTTCTTAAGCGGTTTTTTAAGTCATTGGCTGGCTTCCCGAAAAAAAGCTATCGCATTTATGATGGGCATGTCGTTACTGGGAGTTTTGTTTTTCTTATTTGGTGGAATGAAAACAGCCAATACGCTTTATGCTACCGCAGTTTGGTTAGGTTTCTGGACAGGTTACTGGGCGATGTTTGTGACAGTAGGTGCCGAGCAGTTTGGAACCAATCTGAGAGCTACAGCTGCTACTACCGTACCCAATATGGTTAGAGGAGCATTGGCCGGTATGATTGTAATTTTCAATTTTTTAAAACCGAGCCAGGGTGTCGTATGGTCCGCAGCAATATTGGGAATTGTGATTTACCTCCTTGGCTTTTATTCAACGCTTTCTATAGCAGAAACCCACAATAAAGATCTGGACTATCTGGAACATTAATTTGGAAAATAAACTTATGAAGCCCGTGACAATGAGAGTTGCGGACTTTTTTTTGCAAAATACCAGGTCAAAATTGTGGCTGTAATTCCATATAGTATCAAAATGATTTTCAAATTTTCTGATATAATTGGAGACCAAAATGAAAATACCAAAAGCCCCGTGATTAGATAAAGGTTTTTAATGATTTCGAAAAAAATGGCATTGGGGTTTTTATCCATAAATTCGGTATAACTGTAAACATGCAGAAAAATTAACACCCCGAATGTGAGCATTCCTACCAAATCAAGTTTTGAAATATTTAAAAACAATAAAACCAAAAAGCCCAAAGTGGCCAAAAACTGCACCCAAACCCACACCAGGCTTTGCTGACTCAGCTGAATGTCATATTTCTTAAAATGGTATGGGTCGCTTATTTTTTTGATTGGATATTTTTCATCAAAACCCTCCGGACGCCAGCCCGTGGGCATAAACCAAATTCTGAACTTATCCCGGATATTTGGAGCACGCCATGCATCTTTTATCAAAATCCAGAGATGCATGAAATTAATTTTTACCGGATTCCAGGTACTTACGGGGCGGGTGATGCCATAAACCGGTGGTATATCGGGTAGTTCTTCCTGAAACGTACCAAAAAGTTTATCCCAAATGATGAATATCTGACTGTGGTTTTTGTCCATGTACTCAGGGTTGATAGAATGATGAACTCTGTGATGCGATGGAGTCACAATGATTTTCTCGAGAAAACCCATTTTCCCAATATAAACTGTATGATACCAAAACTGGGCAAAAAGATGAAGCGGAGCCACTGTGGCAATCACAATGGGTGGCACTCCAAAAATGGCTGCCGGAATAAGGAAGAAAGTCCAGATATTGACAAAGCTCGAAATACTTTGACGCAAAGCACAAGCCAGATTGTACTCTTCAGAACTATGATGAATGGCGTGTTTGTTCCAAAAAAGGTTTACTTCGTGTGAAAGCCTGTGCACCCAATAGCCCATAAAATCAAGGGCAATAAAAGCGATAATATAGGTAGCGATGGTATTTTCAATCTTGAAAAAGGCAAAATGGGTCATAAACCAATCATATGAAATAATTGTGATACTGAGCCCCAAAACATCCTTTAGCACATTGGTGTAGCCCGAACTTAAGCTCGAAATGGTATCCAAAGCCCGAAATGGATCTTTGCGTTTACGATAGCCGTACCATTTTTCGAATAAAACCAAAAACAAAAAAGCCGGCATGGCTATGAGCAAAATTCGGGCGTAAGTTTCCATTGGTATGCAAGCAGAGTAATTTTTTGCAAATATATAAATTTCTGCTATTTATAAATATTTAGATATATTATTTGATTAAAAATAGATTTTGAATACCATAACTGGAACACATATTTCATAGATGAGACCTCGTTTTTAATTAAAAAATGAACAACACTTACCAACTCTAAAAACTGTTGCCTACTTCCTGTTACCTAAAAATCTTACAAATGCTTTTCAAAACAAATACTATTTTCAACACCCATGTACTGTCCAAAATTCTCGATGACTTTGTAGCCCACTTTATGATAAAAAGCCACAGCTGCTTCTTGCCGTTTCCCGGTTTCGAGAATTAGGCGTTCTACTCCCAATTCTTTGGCCCATTGTTCAAGTTCAGTTATCAAAAAAACTGCTGCACCACTGCCTCTCTGTTCAGGTACAACATACATACGCTTGAGCTCCCACACGCCGTCCTCATACTTTTTGATGGCTCCACATGCATTGGGCTGTTCACCATTATAAACTACCACAACATGCTGAATATGAGTAATCTTATTGAATTGGTCATAAAACGCATGCTCATCCCCATCCGTAATGGTCAGATATTCGTCCAGAGCTTTTACTAATGACTGGAAGTCGGTATTGGAGGAATTGGTACGGAGTGAGTGCATAGTTACAAATCAGGCAATCGACTTTTATTTGAATTATAAATTATTGGATTAGTCTTCAAAACCTCTATTTTCTAAGATGAAAATTTCAAGGACATTAAATTGTTAATCAAAATTTCATACTCAAGTATAAACCAAGTTCATCAAGAAATTTAACCCATTTCTTAATTACAAAAACCAATTTTGTATTGATATTTTTACAAAATCAATACAACTCCGGAAACTTGTCTGGCTTAGCTTCATGCAAGAGTTTATAGGTGGCCTCAAAAATGGTCTCAGTATTTGGTTTAGAGAAATAATCACCATCAGAGCCATAAGCAGGTCTGTGAGCCTGGGCACTGATCGCCAAAGGTTTGGAATCAAGATAGTGATAGGCATCATGTTGGTCAAGAACCTGCTGCATCATGTAAGCAGTACCTCCACCCGGCATATCTTCGTCAGCAAATATTACCCGATTGGTCTTTTTGACAGATTTTAAAATAATCTTATCTATGTCAAATGGCAATAAGGTCTGAACATCGATTACTTCGGCATCAATACCTACTTTTTGCAAATCATCGGCGGCTTCCATCACTATCCTGCACATGGAACCATAAGTGACTATGGTGACATCGGTACCTTCACGAAGAATTTCAGGCACACCAAGAGGTTCACAGATTTCGGAGAGATTGTCAGGTAATTGTTCTTTAATACGATATCCGTTAAGGCTTTCTATAATTAATGCAGGGTCGTCGCCTTTAAGTAAAGTATTGTAAAAACCGGCTGCTTTGACAAAGTTTCGGGGAGTAACCACATGCATTCCACGTAAAGCATGAATCATTACGGCCATTGGGGAACCTGAATGCCAGATACCTTCCAGTCTATGACCACGGGTCCTAACGATAAGTGGGGCACATTGTCTGCCAACGGTGCGATAACGAAGTGACGCCAGGTCGTCGGTCAATGTAGCCAAAGTATAATAGATGTAATCAAAATACTGAACTTCAACAATCGGACGTAAACCTCTCATGGCGGCACCAATACCTTGACCGATGATGGTTGTCTCTCTTATTCCTGTATCATTGATCCTTAGTTTTCCGTATTTTTCCTGTAACCCGGCAAAACCCTGGTTTACATCACCTATTTTCCCTACATCCTCACCTAAAGCAAACACCAGTGGATTACTGGCAAAAAGCATATCAAAATAATTATTGATGACTTCGCGACCATCAACCATTGGGCTTTTAGGTGAATATAAAGGCTTTACGGGGGTAACTTTTAAAGGCGATGTTGGATACTCACTATAGAGGTGGGTATTGTATCTATCAGCATTTTTTGTCTCTAGAGAATTTAGAAGTTTGGCGATTTCTTTTCTAAATTTTTCAACATTAACTATCCTAAGAGCCTTTTTCAGTGCTTTGACTCCGTCTTTTTTTAAGAGATTATTATTGCTGTCAATTGATTTTATTAAACCAGAAAGTTCAACATTTTCTTTTTGACTTTCTGAAATCTCTTTCAAAAGACTAATAACCTGTTTATTTTCTTTATTTATTGCATCTCTGGCAGCATCCCAGGCTTTTTTTCTCGCATTTTTTGCTATTTCATCTGCTTCGGCTTCAATTATAGCAAGGTCGGCCTCATCGCTGATTCCGTTTTCAAGAATCCACTGTTTTAGTTTTAGGTTACAATCAAAAGCATGTTCCCAGTCGAGTCTTTCCTTTGACTTATATCTTTCATGTGAGCCTGATGCAGAGTGGCCCTGAGGTTGAGTTACTTCATATACATGAACCAACACAGGCACATGTTCATCTCTGGCTATCCTGGCAGCTTTCTGATAAGCTTCAAGCAGAGCCGGGTAGTCCCAACCTTTAACTTTTATGATTTCAATTCCCTCTTTTTCTCCTCTTTCAAAACCTTTCAAGGCTTCCGAAATACTTGCCTTTGTAGTTTGATATTCAATAGGTACCGAAATCCCATAGCCATCGTCCCAAACCGATACAACCAAAGGAATTTGCAAAACTCCGGCAGCATTAATAGTTTCAAAAAACATGCCCTGAGAAGTCGATGCATCGCCAATAGTTGCGAAACACACCTCATTGCCATGGTTTGAGAAGTTTTTTTGGTTTTTAAGTGCGGGATTATGCCGATAAAGTTTTGAAGCAAATGCTAAACCTACGCTTCGAGGCATCTGTCCTGCAGTAGATGATACATCCACTACCCCATTATACATTTCGGTCTGATTGAGCCAATTCCCATTTTCATCTACCCAATGATTGCCATAATGTGAATTCATAGAGCGACCTCCTGAAAAAATATCATGTTTTGGATCAGCGTGAGCATACAGCTGTGCAAAAAATTGCTGCCATGTAAGACCCTCAGTGGCCGCTACTAAAGTCTGATCCCGATAATACCCGGAACGGAAATCACCTTTTCTGAAAACTTTGGAGAGGGCAATTTGTGCAAGTTCTTTACCATCACCAAAAATTCCAAACTTTGCTCTGCCCATAAAAACGTCCTTCCTTCCAAGCAAACTTGCAGACCGACTTTCACATGCAAGCTTATAGTCCTCGAGTATTTCTTTTTTCGAAAGGATTATGTCATTTATTGTATAATAACCATTCAAAAGGTCACTCATAAGCAAATTCCGGTTTAGAATCTCGTATTTTTACATGTTTTTTTGTAAAATTCAAGATTTATAGTGTAAAATTAAGGGATTTTTTTTAAAAACCAATCAGCAAATAATTATACAAAAGTATTGTTAACGCATTGTTAAAAAATTTTGGTTTTTAAAACCTTGGTATTTACTTTGCATATAAGATTAGTATCAGAATTATTTATAACAATTAATATTAAAGAGAATGAAAAAATTATTTTTTACGCTTGTAAGTGTGCTTTTGTTTGCGGCGGCTACTCAAGCTCAGGGAGTTTTAAAGTTTAATAAAGAAACTCATGATTTTGGAAAAATCGCTGAAGGTCCTTTGGCAACGTATTCTTTTGAGGTAACCAATACAGGTACTGCTCCGGTAATTATCACTAATGCTCAAGCTTCATGTGGTTGTACTACTCCGGAATGGTCAAAAGAACCAATTATGCCAGGAGCAAAAAGTGTAATTAAAGTAGGATATAATACATCAGGTCGCCCTAATGCATTTACAAAAACTATCACAGTTGTAAGTAATGCAGAAAATGGCACAATCATTTTGACTATCAAAGGGAATGTGATACCAAAAAGTGCTGCCGGCAGCAAATAATTTCTTAATAAAGATATTCTTTTAAGGTCATCGGAATCGATGACCTTTTTTTGTAATTGTTTTAAATTCTAACCTAAATTTTTTATATTTAGAAAAAAATCGGGTTGTATGACCATTCTTTGTATTTGTACATATTTTAAAGGTGCTGAATTTCTCAAAGCTGCAAAAGCTGAGGGAAACATAGTTTTTTTGCTTACTCACAAAGATTTAGAACATAAACCATGGCCTAGAGAGAGTATTGATCAGTTTTTTTATCTCGAAAACAATGAAAATACTTTTGAAACCTACAAAACTATCATTCAGGGGACATCCTCTTTGATGCAAAAAAACAAAATTGATTTGGTTGTAGCACTTGATGACTTTGATGTTGAAAAAGCCGCCCTGGTAAGGGAGCATTTCAGGATCCCTGGAATGGGACAAACTACTGCCCGGTATTTCAGAGATAAGCTGGCCATGCGGGTACAAGCCGATGATTATCAGATTCCAGTACCTGACTTCAGTTCACTTTTTACCGATATTGATATTACAGAATTTTTAGAAAAAACTACCGGACCCTGGTTGGTAAAACCACGATCAGAGGCTTCGGCTGCCGGAATTAAGAAGGTGTATTCAAAAGACGAAGCATGGTCTCATATTCATTCACTGGGTGAAGACCGACACCAGTTTTTGATCGAATGCTTTAAACCGGGAGATGTATATCACATTGATTCACTGATTATTGACAGCAAAGTAGTTTTTGAAAGATGCAGCCAATATCTTAGTCCTCCTTTTGACGTAGCACATGGTGGAGGTATTTTCAGGTCTGTAACTGTGGAGCATGGCTCTTTCGACGAAGAAGCCCTTTCACTTATCAATCATCAGGTAATGAAAGCCTTTGGGATGCGTTTTAGTGCTACCCACACTGAAGTGATAAAATGCCACGAAGACGGCAATTATTATTTTCTAGAAACCGCCTCAAGAGTAGGTGGAGCTCATCTGGCCGAAATGGTGGAGGCCTCCTCAGGAATAAATCTATGGAAGGAATGGGCAAAAATTGAAACCGCTGTAGCTGAAAAGAAAAAATATATTTTGCCCAAAGTTGAAAAATCCTATTCCGGAATTATCATAAGTTTATCTTCACACCAATGGCCTGATATGACCCCATTTAATGATCCTGAGGTAGTTTGGGTCATGAATGAAGAATATCATGTGGGATTAATTGTAAAATCTGCTGATAGAAAAAGAGTTTTGGAATTGCTCGATAAATACGCCAAAATGATTGTGGAAATGGGTTATCATGCTTCAGCCCCGGCTCCCGACAAACCTACTCATTAAAACAAAATGAACAAGAAAAATCTGGTATCTGCCGTAGTGGATATCCTCGAAAATAAAATAGCCGAAATCGAAAAAGCCATTGAGAATGTACAGGCTTCTGTCAATGAAGAAACTAAAAGCTCAATGGGCGACAAATACGAAGTAGGGCGGGTAATGGCCCAAAATGAA
The sequence above is a segment of the Cytophagaceae bacterium genome. Coding sequences within it:
- the atpG gene encoding ATP synthase F1 subunit gamma → MASLKEVRNRITSVNSTMQITKAMKMVAAAKLRKAQDRIIQMRPYAKKLNELIAQVSEGTEVGENSPFTQVREVNNVLVILVTSDRGLCGAFNSNVIKAAISHIQENFADKNVTILPLGKKGGEAFIRRGLNVNQKHIEIFHNLTFDAAKEVAEEVMTDFAGAKFDEVVLIFNEFKNVATQIIRTEKLLPLVNNVEKDSKTSNVDYIFEPTEEEILLELIPKSIKMQLFKSLLDSNASEHGARMTAMDKATENGGDLLKALKIEYNRSRQAAITKEILEIVGGAEALKGA
- a CDS encoding F0F1 ATP synthase subunit alpha, encoding MASVRPDEVSAILREQLAGAKTEAELEEVGTVLQIGDGVARIYGLSKVQQGELIEFENGLKGLALNLEEDNVGAVLLGESSEIKEGAIAKRTGLIASVKVGEGIVGRVVNTLAEPIDGHGPILGETFEMPLERKAPGVIYRQPVTEPLQTGIKAIDAMIPIGRGQRELVIGDRQTGKTAVCIDTIINQKEFFDKGEPVYCIYVACGQKASTVKQVEQTLRRYGAMDYTVIVAAGASDPSPMQFFAPFTGAAIGEYFRDTGRPALVIYDDLSKQAVAYREVSLLLRRPPGREAYPGDVFYLHSRLLERAAKINQSDAIAQAMNDLPPSLAGKVKGGGSLTALPIIETQAGDVSAYIPTNVISITDGQIFLESNLFNAGIRPAINVGISVSRVGGNAQIKSMKKVAGTLKLDQAQFRELEAFAKFGSDLDAATKLVIERGRRNQEILKQGQYQPSTVGEQVSIIYGSINGIMDLVPVAKVKEYEHEFLTILKSTKPEILDNLSKGKLEKEDTDYIMKFGKELAQKYA
- a CDS encoding 4-(cytidine 5'-diphospho)-2-C-methyl-D-erythritol kinase, which translates into the protein MLTFPNAKINLGLNVIGKRPDGYHNIESVFYPVEWTDALEIIKADEFSFKSSGLEIPGETANNLIIKAYKILVGAGLVFENSVNIHLHKVIPMGAGIGGGSADGAFALKMLNEIFELNLSDLQLEDFASQLGSDCPFFIQNRPKFCFGRGTDFEEIDFSLKGYSLVLANPQIHISTAEAYSGVIPHIPEISIKEILKMPVSQWKELLVNDFEEKIQLNHPKISEVKQELYSVGALYASMTGSGSTVYGIFENLPEKFSPENCVIWTGKAKF
- the rpsJ gene encoding 30S ribosomal protein S10; its protein translation is MSQKIRIKLKSFDHSLVDNSSEKIVKAVKSTGATVSGPIPLPTRVEKFTVLRSPHVSKKSREQFQLCTYKRLIDIFSASPKTVDALMKLELPAGVDVEIKV
- the upp gene encoding uracil phosphoribosyltransferase gives rise to the protein MLVLSESNSIVKNFIGELRDVEIQKDTMRFRKNLERIGEIFAYEISKTMTFSNQKITTVLGEKNTQVLTDFPIIATVLRAAMPLHIGLLNFFDKSDSAFIGAYRGVHDKSEHFNIEMDYISSPDLTGKTLIICDPMLATGKSLEKAYHGLLRFGIPAKTHIVSVIASDRGARFVKARMPECKLWIGDIDEELNDKSYIVPGLGDAGDLAFGVKI
- a CDS encoding MFS transporter, translated to MKSQKTDLQHLFSMPVIVAALGYFVDIYDLQLFGIVRIPSLESLGLSKAEIDSVGSSIINSQMIGLLIGGILWGTLGDKRGRLSVLFGSIITYSLANIFCGLIPQIDFVDKVEAYKWLRFLAGIGLAGELGAGITLVSEVLPKHLRAKGTSLVAGVGLLGAVVATFTVKLSGDWTIAYFIGGGMGFLLLLLRVGVIESGMYKNIKHTSSVTKGNFFAFFTDWDRFVKYLKCIGIGLPTWFCIGILIYLSNQFGEALGITEKVEPGLAIMWAYVGISAGDFLSGFLSHWLASRKKAIAFMMGMSLLGVLFFLFGGMKTANTLYATAVWLGFWTGYWAMFVTVGAEQFGTNLRATAATTVPNMVRGALAGMIVIFNFLKPSQGVVWSAAILGIVIYLLGFYSTLSIAETHNKDLDYLEH
- a CDS encoding sterol desaturase family protein — translated: METYARILLIAMPAFLFLVLFEKWYGYRKRKDPFRALDTISSLSSGYTNVLKDVLGLSITIISYDWFMTHFAFFKIENTIATYIIAFIALDFMGYWVHRLSHEVNLFWNKHAIHHSSEEYNLACALRQSISSFVNIWTFFLIPAAIFGVPPIVIATVAPLHLFAQFWYHTVYIGKMGFLEKIIVTPSHHRVHHSINPEYMDKNHSQIFIIWDKLFGTFQEELPDIPPVYGITRPVSTWNPVKINFMHLWILIKDAWRAPNIRDKFRIWFMPTGWRPEGFDEKYPIKKISDPYHFKKYDIQLSQQSLVWVWVQFLATLGFLVLLFLNISKLDLVGMLTFGVLIFLHVYSYTEFMDKNPNAIFFEIIKNLYLITGLLVFSFWSPIISENLKIILILYGITATILTWYFAKKSPQLSLSRAS
- a CDS encoding GNAT family N-acetyltransferase → MHSLRTNSSNTDFQSLVKALDEYLTITDGDEHAFYDQFNKITHIQHVVVVYNGEQPNACGAIKKYEDGVWELKRMYVVPEQRGSGAAVFLITELEQWAKELGVERLILETGKRQEAAVAFYHKVGYKVIENFGQYMGVENSICFEKHL